From the genome of Triticum aestivum cultivar Chinese Spring chromosome 1A, IWGSC CS RefSeq v2.1, whole genome shotgun sequence:
TCGATCAGTTCAGTTGGCCCCCCTTAATCTGGTAGCCGAGGTGAAGAGcggtggtcgccgccgccgccgccgcctgggacGACTGGgagtagcgcgaggaggaggaggccgccgccgcgTCCTGCAGCATGCTCACTGCCTGGTGGTGGTAGTAGGTCCTCGCGTCGAACGTCGGGAGCACCTCCAGCTCCGCCCCgcccgacgacggcggcggcgccgccagGGCCAGCCGCTCCGCGTCCGCCACCTGCTTGCATACATGGCCGACGATCGAGCAACACATTACAACTATTAGAGATCAACACCAGACGATCTTTGGTTACAGTACACTGAGAAGCATGCAGGAATGTGCCGTGCGTACCTTGGCTCGGAGATACATGTTCTCACTCTGCAGATCCGCCTCCTGCGTGCATGCATGGATGGATGGTGCAGCGATGAACAAGAGGAAGGAAGGGTCGATTAGCCAAAACGCACCAGGAGGATAATCATATTTTGAAATGGAGTCAACCGGTATATGCATATGGATGGATGAATTACCAGCTTCTGCATGTATTCGATCTCCGCGAACAGCAGCTCGTGCTGGCGACCAAAAGTGCATATGGATATTGGTTAACTTGATTGATGACTGGAACGGTGAAAACTAGTACTGTACATGTAAGTGTGTAACTAGTTAATCACAAAGCAAAAATCACCTTCTTTGCTCTGATCCGGCCGATGCCCTTGTCGAGCCTGTTCTCCAGGCTCTTGAGCTCCTTCAGTGTCAAGTTGCCGACGGATTCGCCCATCAGGTTCCTGAAGAAAATTAAGTATAAATATTAGGTGATGATCAAAGGATGAGAAAGTGAGCCTCGGCCTGGTGACTCCAACGTACGTACATACCTGTTTGCATTTTGCAGGGACTGTATCTGATGGCGCAGTTTCGCTGATTCTTGCTGAAAGTATTGCTGGTGTACGTACGAAATCAAGTAAATCGACTGGAACCAGTTACTAGTAGCTAACCGACCACATCAGATAGCTATTGTTATTTTACAAGCGTGTTAATCTACAACAGGCGATCACACATCTGCAGACGGTACGGACACAGTTATATAGTACTAGCGGGCATTGGTTCGTCAGACAGAATTTTCAGAACGCCGTGAGCTGTGTTTTGTACTGAATCAAACGTAATCCATATGATCACAAGTTAAACAGCGTGTTTGGGACTGCAAACAGAACCGCTCACCTGAGAATTGACGTCTATAGCTGGAGCAGAGCCAGAAGCGCTTGCAGAAGCCTTCTTGTACCTGTCGATCGTCGTCCTCGTGCTGAACAGAATATTCAGAAACACAAAAGGACAGTTAGCCAGCCTAGATCTACGTACGTACTACAAATTAAGCTATCCTATAATTTCATCAACAACAAAATATATATAGAGAGACATAGAAAGAGgcatgtgcgtgcgtgcgtgcatgcatctGATGATCTGAATCTCGAGTGGAGGAGCTCTTTAACACCCTTAGCACGGCAGAGGAAAGGGAGCAGGCGGGAAGAGCCAACCTGGGTTTCCTTCACCATGCAACCATCGACCGAGCATGCATGCACTGCACCCATTTACTTTGTTGATGACAACACATGTACATATCCACATCCACATCTCACCCTGCCCGGTGCACATGAACGAAACTCGAAACCACCCTTTATTTCAGGGGCGTGTGTGCCATGCCATGCCTACTGGCTGCTGCACGTGCTGACGCATCCAAGCCATTATACGCATGGTCACACGTACGTATACGGCGACTGCAAAGACAACTGAAGGTATACGTATACGTACTCTTGgatcttaattaaacaaaactcttTATACCTTTGAAAATGAAAATGAGAAGGCAAATGCAGACTATAGTAACAAGCCATGGAATGAGTGTACACTGCCATCAATTAATTCATGAGAAGGGATGAATTATACCAACAATGATGCGTTCAAATTATAGCGTTGTTCCAGAAAGTGTTTTTTTTTGCCAAAGTGTGATACTAGTATTATTCCACCATTAGAACTACAGTATATCGTTGAAATTTAAATTATACTAGTATAATAATGCATTTGATGAAGTGCCCAAACCTACTAAAAAAATTGCTCACTATTACTTTTGGTGCACTACAAAAATAAAGTATTGTGCCTAGCACATACTTCTTGAATGCAGTACTGCTTGAACGTACACATATTTGTTTTTGGGTGAAGCATGAAAATACACAATTTTCTGCCAAAATTTATGGGTCGTATATCACCAAATAGTATACGTTTTCAAAGCTTGTACATCAGTACATGGGTGAACTCACCCAATGCACCTGGCCCTATCATTTTCCATCTAAAGACTAGCTAACTAAAGTTTAGCTTATACCAGGTCCTTACATACAGTGGCTGTGCCAGGACTCAAACATTATCGCGCCGAATACATATGATTATCAACACATTTTGCACAATTTCCCGGCTtgttaaaaattaaaaaaaattgtttcaTAATCTTGCTAAAGAAAATCTGCGGTCAGCTGACCATACAGCCTCTAGTCATTTGATTTCATCCACACAGCAGAAGCATATATGACATGGTCTAGTTTAATTCTTAGTGTTATTACACGCAGACGGTTAATAGCCTGGGATTAAACCGGACCTTAGGCAATACTTGAAGGTTCGAAATGAACTTTCTCTGATTCTCTCCTTCTAAAATCCTGGACCAAATAGAAGCACTTCTAGAGTTCATTTTTGTGTGACAGTGGACACGCATG
Proteins encoded in this window:
- the LOC100136964 gene encoding MADS-box transcription factor 21, with translation MGRGKIEIKRIENTTSRQVTFCKRRNGLLKKAYELSVLCEAEIALIVFSARGRLYEYASNSTRTTIDRYKKASASASGSAPAIDVNSQQYFQQESAKLRHQIQSLQNANRNLMGESVGNLTLKELKSLENRLDKGIGRIRAKKHELLFAEIEYMQKLEADLQSENMYLRAKVADAERLALAAPPPSSGGAELEVLPTFDARTYYHHQAVSMLQDAAAASSSSRYSQSSQAAAAAATTALHLGYQIKGGQLN